One region of Bacterioplanoides sp. SCSIO 12839 genomic DNA includes:
- a CDS encoding acyloxyacyl hydrolase: MNATIKALTLSSLLAVSASTIAYEEYLPPLPLSKYLSSLYLDHSVGLRTGTPTAQQNVEIDTKEVYLQKQFPRYNWGLMIPAVEVAVAQLNAGNENGYNYSIGPALSIPISGFGSKLRLTAHGKVHWLTKHTFSNETGNNTKRYGGPVQWTYAFGARYQFQKNTFAEYSWQHMSNGDRYETNPALETHNLAIGVNF, translated from the coding sequence ATGAACGCAACCATTAAAGCTTTGACACTGAGCTCATTATTAGCCGTTTCTGCAAGCACTATTGCTTATGAAGAGTACCTGCCTCCTCTGCCGCTGAGTAAGTACCTCAGCAGCTTGTATCTGGATCATTCTGTAGGGTTAAGAACAGGTACTCCAACTGCACAGCAAAACGTAGAAATAGACACCAAAGAAGTGTATCTGCAGAAGCAGTTTCCCCGTTATAACTGGGGCCTGATGATTCCAGCGGTAGAAGTTGCTGTAGCACAGCTGAATGCGGGTAACGAAAACGGTTATAACTACAGCATAGGGCCTGCGCTCTCAATCCCAATCAGTGGTTTTGGTAGTAAGCTTCGTCTGACTGCTCATGGCAAAGTACACTGGCTGACTAAACATACTTTCAGCAATGAAACCGGCAACAACACCAAACGTTACGGCGGCCCCGTACAGTGGACTTATGCGTTTGGCGCTCGCTATCAGTTTCAGAAAAATACGTTCGCAGAATACAGCTGGCAACACATGTCAAACGGGGATCGTTATGAGACCAACCCAGCACTTGAGACCCACAACCTGGCGATTGGCGTGAACTTCTGA
- a CDS encoding PIG-L family deacetylase: protein MLSENYLVPFSASILPKGKLIVFAPHPDDEIIGLGGTLLQAKAQGSDLVIVYLTSGDLGGDSSVRKDEASEVCRRLGAKPIFLDWPDRSIAIDDHYSEVIERIFIAEVPDLVFAPSPQEYHIDHRATAHLVSKAIRHKTFSVRLFHYEICKQNESNFLVDITKEFFLKKELMAVYKSQTVQNNYMAVMESVAVSRTYTLPHDVEYAESFFEVKAINQPLSIVYSWRSKEPFVNTRYQHFPVISYLVRTKNRKDFLIRCLNSLKKQSYEKIEVVIVNDGGDAVDDIAESYRDDFFRLKCISLNESSGRSAAANTALINATGDYINFLDDDDEIHTNHTRIFLTYLRRDDRLDILYRGVEVVSQTGEKLSVYNDRFDLGRLMHANYIPINAVTFSRKFIDLGCRFDEGMQYFEDWDFWLQLSRLGNFRHVPEVTATYHMVGDSAASPHMEGKLDKLSHMQKVKDKWRSKWTSVEHGLLERYLINS from the coding sequence ATGCTTTCGGAAAATTATTTAGTTCCATTTTCGGCATCAATTCTGCCGAAAGGGAAGTTGATTGTCTTTGCACCCCACCCAGACGATGAAATCATTGGCCTGGGTGGTACCTTGTTACAAGCTAAAGCTCAAGGTTCTGATCTTGTTATTGTTTATTTAACGAGTGGTGATCTTGGTGGTGACTCTTCTGTAAGGAAAGATGAAGCAAGTGAGGTTTGCAGGCGGCTTGGTGCTAAGCCTATTTTTCTCGATTGGCCTGACAGGAGCATTGCGATAGACGATCATTACTCTGAAGTTATAGAGCGGATTTTTATCGCCGAAGTGCCTGATTTAGTTTTTGCCCCTTCTCCTCAGGAATATCATATTGATCATCGTGCTACTGCACACCTTGTTTCAAAAGCGATTCGTCATAAAACTTTTTCAGTACGATTGTTTCATTACGAGATTTGCAAACAGAATGAAAGTAATTTTTTGGTTGATATAACTAAAGAATTTTTTCTTAAAAAAGAACTTATGGCAGTTTATAAATCTCAAACAGTCCAGAATAATTATATGGCTGTGATGGAGTCTGTAGCTGTATCCAGGACTTATACGCTCCCGCATGACGTTGAATACGCTGAATCTTTTTTTGAGGTTAAGGCTATTAATCAGCCTCTTTCGATTGTTTACTCCTGGCGTAGTAAAGAACCGTTTGTAAATACCCGTTATCAACACTTCCCTGTTATTAGTTATCTTGTCCGTACGAAAAATCGAAAAGATTTTCTGATTCGTTGTCTGAACAGTCTAAAAAAACAGTCTTACGAAAAAATTGAGGTTGTTATTGTTAATGATGGTGGTGATGCTGTTGATGATATTGCAGAGAGTTATCGGGATGACTTTTTCCGACTTAAATGCATATCATTAAATGAATCATCAGGCCGTTCTGCGGCCGCAAATACAGCTTTGATTAATGCTACGGGTGACTATATTAATTTTCTGGATGATGATGATGAGATTCACACGAATCATACCAGAATTTTTCTTACTTACCTGCGGCGAGATGATCGTTTAGATATCCTTTATCGAGGTGTTGAAGTTGTTAGTCAGACTGGTGAAAAGCTATCAGTCTATAATGATAGATTTGATCTCGGCCGGTTGATGCATGCTAACTATATTCCGATTAATGCTGTTACTTTTTCAAGGAAATTCATTGATCTTGGCTGTCGATTTGATGAGGGTATGCAATACTTCGAAGATTGGGATTTTTGGCTACAATTATCCCGATTAGGAAATTTCAGGCATGTTCCTGAGGTGACAGCTACTTATCATATGGTTGGTGATTCAGCCGCCTCTCCTCATATGGAGGGAAAGTTGGATAAGTTATCTCATATGCAAAAAGTTAAGGATAAGTGGAGGTCTAAGTGGACTTCTGTAGAGCATGGGTTGCTTGAGCGGTATTTGATTAATAGCTGA
- a CDS encoding GNAT family N-acetyltransferase, which produces MSVDEVDFYVDHCSQEELIDLHRKVFHSDMDIDFWNWKYPYYLKANSPYAVVGGEVIAYYGVIPRNYINSGVVYKAFQAADVMVDEDYRGKLSSGMFMRLIENGDVIKQKCVFYGFPHKRHYILGRRLKMYELVQELNVFSLKSSEVKVDGRFSYAKSEVSDISLEDYNFRYSNFSASAPGGFLERGYSYYLHRYGNHPVFDYKAFIDSDSLFVVRIDGESVQIMDYLGDVAVFPEKIRRLSGAQELQGSMLTGWTALNSEDFLKFSEVQVSPAGAFFVKSEFEGAEMNCDKFWVSMGDTDFL; this is translated from the coding sequence ATGTCTGTTGATGAGGTAGATTTTTATGTGGATCATTGTAGTCAAGAGGAATTGATTGATTTGCATCGAAAGGTCTTTCATAGTGATATGGATATTGACTTCTGGAACTGGAAGTATCCATATTATTTAAAGGCAAACTCACCTTATGCTGTTGTTGGCGGCGAGGTGATTGCTTATTACGGTGTTATTCCCCGTAACTATATCAATTCCGGAGTTGTCTATAAGGCGTTCCAAGCAGCGGATGTTATGGTCGATGAAGATTACCGGGGCAAGCTCTCCTCCGGTATGTTTATGCGTTTAATTGAAAATGGTGATGTGATCAAGCAAAAGTGCGTCTTTTATGGTTTTCCTCATAAAAGACATTATATCTTAGGTCGTAGACTGAAGATGTATGAGTTAGTTCAGGAGTTAAACGTTTTTTCTTTGAAATCTTCTGAGGTTAAAGTTGACGGTCGATTTTCCTATGCTAAATCTGAAGTGTCAGATATCTCTCTTGAAGATTATAATTTTCGTTATTCAAATTTTTCAGCCAGTGCTCCGGGCGGATTCTTAGAACGAGGTTATTCGTACTACCTTCATCGGTATGGTAATCATCCCGTTTTCGACTATAAAGCTTTTATCGATTCTGACTCTTTATTTGTAGTTAGAATTGATGGTGAATCAGTTCAAATAATGGACTATCTTGGTGATGTTGCAGTTTTCCCCGAAAAAATAAGACGCTTGTCTGGGGCTCAAGAACTACAAGGGTCGATGTTGACCGGATGGACTGCTTTGAACTCCGAGGATTTTTTGAAGTTTTCTGAAGTTCAGGTGTCACCTGCTGGTGCTTTCTTTGTTAAGTCTGAATTTGAAGGTGCTGAGATGAACTGTGATAAATTTTGGGTCAGTATGGGGGATACAGACTTTTTATAA
- a CDS encoding capsule biosynthesis protein, which produces MAILLLQGPMGPFFKRLMTSLQHQGTDVYKINFNGGDEWYCSGRNVYRFSGSSDQWPDFLAQFIAEHAISSVLVYGDCRLYHRLAKGVCEQQGVNFYAFEEGYIRPNHITFEKNGVNGYSNIAKDGLASWENTDIEPEERIGGHLSNRIRYCSMYYNVAFFRRKHFPQYTHHRSFSPVFEARSWLRASRRYYWYKLTEFNVQKTLVKQYSGRYFLVPLQVYNDAQIHFHSPYDSIEAFMDTLMSSFATHADQNDILVFKHHPMDRGHTQYADVIRKMSRRYDLKNRVIYCHDQHLPTLLDHAKGVLTINSTTALSAFYHKASVKVLGEAFYDIAGLCSQQSLDEFWRAPAEIDYALFLRLRNFLSHHGQVNGSYYKAIDFSVGNIVAEMTRNGALPPVIEGKAVSVNSG; this is translated from the coding sequence GTGGCTATCTTATTACTCCAGGGCCCAATGGGGCCGTTTTTCAAACGATTGATGACATCTCTGCAACATCAAGGAACAGATGTTTATAAAATTAACTTCAATGGCGGTGATGAGTGGTATTGCTCAGGCAGGAATGTCTATCGTTTTTCAGGTTCTTCAGACCAATGGCCAGACTTTCTTGCGCAGTTTATTGCTGAGCATGCCATTTCATCGGTATTAGTGTATGGCGATTGCCGGTTGTACCATCGTCTGGCTAAAGGTGTTTGTGAACAACAGGGAGTGAACTTTTATGCCTTTGAAGAAGGTTATATACGCCCTAACCATATAACCTTTGAAAAAAACGGTGTTAATGGATATTCGAATATTGCCAAAGATGGGCTCGCGAGTTGGGAAAATACGGATATTGAGCCAGAAGAGAGAATTGGCGGGCATTTATCCAACCGGATTCGTTATTGCTCAATGTACTACAACGTTGCATTTTTTCGCCGTAAGCATTTCCCGCAATATACGCACCACCGCTCTTTTTCACCGGTGTTTGAAGCACGAAGCTGGCTGCGTGCATCGCGGCGCTATTATTGGTACAAGTTGACTGAATTCAATGTTCAGAAAACACTGGTCAAGCAATATAGTGGTCGATATTTTCTGGTGCCGCTTCAGGTTTATAACGACGCTCAAATTCACTTTCACTCTCCCTACGATAGTATTGAAGCGTTTATGGACACGCTGATGTCTTCTTTTGCCACTCATGCCGATCAAAACGATATTCTGGTGTTTAAACATCACCCGATGGATCGTGGCCATACTCAGTATGCTGATGTTATTCGTAAGATGTCCCGTCGGTACGACTTAAAGAATCGCGTTATATATTGTCATGACCAGCATTTACCAACGTTATTGGATCACGCTAAAGGGGTGTTAACCATTAACAGCACAACGGCGTTGTCTGCGTTTTACCATAAGGCATCGGTGAAGGTGCTCGGTGAGGCTTTTTATGATATCGCCGGGCTTTGTAGTCAGCAGTCGTTGGATGAGTTTTGGCGGGCGCCGGCTGAGATTGATTATGCTCTGTTTCTGAGATTAAGAAATTTCTTATCTCATCATGGCCAGGTGAATGGTAGCTACTACAAGGCTATTGATTTTTCTGTGGGGAATATTGTCGCTGAGATGACTCGTAATGGTGCCTTGCCTCCTGTCATCGAAGGCAAGGCGGTATCGGTTAACTCAGGTTGA
- a CDS encoding capsular polysaccharide biosynthesis protein translates to MSLSEQYNTIWTASAGIRRFADLLRFLDARSLKRCRASASVTHQDVVVGWGVKPNTQAARSFAEQKGLSYLALEDGFFCYSDHSSVDTSRLSLICDATGIYYDARLPSDLEGLCNSVSSWMDESYLKRARSVLNLITQYGLSKYNQVRQRTPEWLERISAPCILVVDQTRGDQSITGALASSDSFAHMLQRALNDHPEAHVLIKTHPDVLKGKKQAHYDATDVARCPERIHLLTDDVALPELMAKVSDVYTVSSQLGFEALCYGKKVHCFGMPFYAGWGLTQDRLACSRRVSDLSLEQLVAAAVLRYPRYLHPDTGLLCEAEAVLNWLVLQVEKQSDAVDVCFAYGFSLWKRSFIPEFVGRSAQKICFVNDENKLRTRLAQSHGRAAVLFWGRGEKELAESLSTQAKTWFIEDGFLRSVGLGADLRRPSSLVLDAQGMYYDPASASDIVSLLNQVTSDSFSVDRINSLLKLIQRAGISKYNVGIQGNAQSLIPRIQQASAGREIILVPGQFEGDLSVKSSLGDVKTNAELLARTRARFPDSFLIFKEHPDLYSGVRPGLLGEKEALKDADFYTADVDISVLLDIADRVSTLTSLTGFEALLRQKQVTVFGSPFYAGWGLTDDLNDYPERQQQLSLQALAYVVLIQYPRYINWNTRLFTTPEVIVEQLIHERSGHTMRALRSNWVSRQARKLSYLIEAYRK, encoded by the coding sequence ATGTCACTATCGGAACAGTACAACACCATCTGGACAGCTTCAGCAGGTATTCGGCGTTTTGCTGATTTACTGCGTTTCCTTGATGCTCGCTCGTTAAAACGCTGCCGCGCTTCGGCTTCGGTGACTCATCAGGATGTTGTTGTTGGCTGGGGAGTCAAACCCAATACCCAGGCCGCCAGAAGCTTTGCCGAGCAAAAAGGATTGTCGTACCTGGCGTTAGAGGATGGTTTTTTTTGTTATTCGGATCACTCTTCTGTCGACACAAGCAGGCTGTCTCTGATTTGTGATGCAACCGGTATTTATTACGATGCTCGCTTGCCTTCTGATTTGGAAGGGCTGTGCAATTCTGTTTCCAGCTGGATGGACGAGAGTTATCTTAAACGTGCCAGGTCTGTCCTGAATCTAATCACACAGTATGGCCTTTCAAAATATAATCAGGTGCGTCAGCGAACGCCTGAATGGCTGGAAAGAATCAGCGCCCCTTGTATTTTAGTCGTCGATCAAACCCGAGGTGATCAGTCCATTACAGGGGCTCTTGCGTCATCAGATAGTTTTGCTCATATGCTGCAGCGGGCTTTGAATGACCATCCCGAGGCACATGTCCTCATTAAAACCCATCCCGACGTGTTAAAAGGCAAGAAACAGGCTCATTATGATGCAACGGATGTAGCGCGGTGCCCTGAGCGAATTCATTTATTAACGGATGATGTTGCCTTGCCTGAACTGATGGCCAAGGTGTCGGATGTGTATACGGTTTCTTCGCAGCTGGGTTTTGAAGCCCTGTGTTATGGCAAAAAAGTGCATTGCTTTGGTATGCCTTTTTACGCCGGTTGGGGGCTGACTCAGGATAGGCTCGCGTGCTCTCGTCGTGTCTCTGATTTGTCGTTAGAACAGTTGGTCGCTGCGGCGGTATTGCGTTATCCACGATATTTGCACCCTGATACAGGCCTGTTGTGTGAAGCGGAGGCTGTTTTAAATTGGCTGGTTCTCCAGGTTGAAAAACAGTCTGATGCGGTTGATGTTTGCTTTGCTTATGGATTCTCTCTCTGGAAACGCAGTTTTATCCCTGAGTTTGTGGGCCGTTCTGCCCAAAAAATATGCTTCGTTAACGACGAGAACAAATTAAGAACCCGGCTGGCACAATCGCACGGTCGTGCTGCCGTGCTGTTTTGGGGGAGAGGTGAAAAAGAGCTGGCTGAATCACTGAGCACTCAGGCCAAAACCTGGTTTATCGAAGATGGTTTTCTTCGCTCAGTTGGGTTGGGGGCGGATTTACGGCGACCTTCTTCTTTGGTATTGGATGCGCAGGGGATGTACTATGACCCTGCCAGCGCTTCCGATATTGTCTCTTTGCTCAATCAGGTAACCAGCGATTCGTTTAGTGTTGATCGGATAAACTCTTTGCTGAAGCTGATTCAACGCGCTGGTATCAGTAAATATAACGTCGGAATTCAGGGTAATGCGCAGAGTCTGATCCCGCGGATTCAGCAAGCGTCAGCCGGCCGGGAAATTATTCTCGTCCCGGGGCAGTTTGAAGGGGATTTGTCGGTCAAAAGCAGCCTGGGTGATGTGAAAACCAATGCTGAGCTTCTGGCACGAACCCGGGCAAGGTTCCCTGACAGTTTTCTGATATTTAAAGAACATCCGGATTTGTATTCTGGTGTGCGCCCGGGTTTGCTGGGTGAAAAAGAAGCATTGAAAGACGCCGATTTTTATACTGCGGATGTCGATATCAGTGTTTTACTTGATATTGCTGATCGGGTCTCAACCCTGACGTCGCTGACAGGGTTTGAAGCGTTATTGCGTCAGAAGCAAGTGACGGTATTTGGCTCTCCTTTTTATGCCGGCTGGGGGCTGACGGATGATTTGAATGATTATCCGGAGCGGCAGCAGCAATTATCCTTGCAGGCATTGGCGTATGTTGTGCTGATTCAGTATCCGCGTTATATCAACTGGAACACTCGCTTGTTCACGACACCTGAAGTGATTGTTGAGCAGTTGATTCATGAACGTTCTGGCCATACTATGCGCGCCTTACGCAGTAACTGGGTAAGCCGTCAGGCACGGAAGCTCAGCTATTTGATAGAAGCTTACAGGAAGTAA
- a CDS encoding alkaline phosphatase, giving the protein MRNFKNKSSVVLLLALTTLTACHSETEKPLTQTPAVKDTTTSAQWFKQGKQRAQNAAPAANTQAAKNLILIVGDGMGITTHTAARIYAGQQQELLGEEYTLSFETLPYSALIKTYNTDQQTPDSAGTMSALITGEKTRAGVLSVNHTAKRGDCQSSTDQHLKTLFDLAESQNKATGIVTTARVTHATPAALYAHSPERGWESDNKLSAEAKQNGCLDIAQQLINHQQGEQRLEVIFGGGQRHFLPASEPSGKRTDQQNLTTQWQSLPDHYLISSKQQLRDADLTHGHWLGLFANSHLPYVDQRDEQTPGLLDMTQAALTRLQQNPDGYVLMIESGRIDHGHHAGSGYQALRETQELDQTVAWLLKQIDLDNTLLIVTADHSHTLTLAGYPTRGNPMLGVVFSNNDQGRPEEKPYRLPDGGYYTSMNYRNGPGAVEWQALPQSAPSKRPSVDPQQALQPGYLQQALVPLESETHGGEDVALYAAGPSAHLFGGTMEQHWVYHVMRHALLAEESKP; this is encoded by the coding sequence ATGAGGAACTTTAAAAACAAGTCGTCTGTTGTATTGTTGCTGGCACTTACCACGTTAACGGCATGCCACTCTGAAACGGAAAAGCCACTGACTCAGACACCGGCAGTCAAAGACACCACCACATCGGCACAGTGGTTTAAGCAAGGCAAGCAACGCGCCCAAAATGCAGCGCCCGCAGCCAATACCCAAGCCGCCAAAAACCTGATTCTGATTGTCGGTGATGGCATGGGCATTACTACACATACTGCTGCACGGATTTATGCCGGACAACAACAAGAGTTATTGGGCGAAGAATACACATTAAGCTTTGAAACTCTGCCCTATTCGGCGTTGATCAAAACCTACAATACCGATCAGCAAACGCCGGATTCCGCGGGCACCATGAGCGCACTGATTACTGGTGAAAAAACGCGCGCCGGAGTGCTCTCAGTGAATCACACAGCCAAGCGTGGCGATTGCCAATCCAGCACGGATCAACACCTGAAAACCTTGTTTGACTTGGCTGAAAGTCAGAATAAAGCAACCGGCATTGTCACTACCGCCCGTGTGACACACGCAACACCGGCGGCTTTGTACGCACATTCTCCAGAACGTGGCTGGGAAAGTGATAACAAATTGAGCGCCGAAGCCAAACAAAACGGCTGCCTCGATATTGCCCAGCAACTGATCAACCATCAGCAAGGCGAACAGCGACTCGAGGTAATTTTCGGCGGAGGTCAACGTCACTTTTTGCCTGCCAGCGAACCATCCGGAAAACGCACAGACCAACAAAACCTAACGACTCAATGGCAATCCCTACCGGATCATTATCTGATATCCAGCAAGCAACAATTGCGGGATGCCGATCTCACACACGGGCACTGGCTGGGCCTGTTTGCTAACTCACATCTGCCTTATGTGGATCAACGTGATGAACAAACGCCCGGATTACTGGATATGACACAGGCCGCCCTGACACGCCTGCAGCAAAATCCTGACGGCTATGTGTTAATGATTGAGTCAGGACGAATCGACCACGGCCACCATGCAGGCAGCGGCTATCAGGCATTACGTGAAACACAAGAGCTGGATCAGACCGTTGCCTGGCTGCTGAAGCAAATCGATCTGGATAATACGTTGCTGATTGTCACCGCCGACCATAGCCACACTCTTACGCTCGCAGGCTACCCAACTCGTGGCAACCCAATGCTGGGAGTGGTATTCAGTAATAATGATCAGGGCAGACCCGAGGAAAAACCGTATCGTTTACCTGATGGAGGCTATTATACCTCGATGAATTATCGTAATGGCCCAGGGGCTGTCGAATGGCAAGCGCTCCCTCAATCAGCCCCATCCAAGCGCCCTTCGGTTGATCCACAACAGGCGCTACAGCCGGGCTATTTACAGCAAGCCCTAGTGCCATTAGAAAGTGAAACCCATGGCGGAGAAGACGTCGCCTTGTATGCAGCAGGCCCGTCGGCGCATTTGTTTGGCGGCACCATGGAGCAACATTGGGTTTACCATGTGATGCGCCATGCTTTATTGGCAGAAGAATCTAAGCCATAA
- a CDS encoding glycosyltransferase translates to MPTYLDFIEKQESVLFVTHSKRGMAYYRDPSARYRCFFPAEHLRNEGVTADVVHISMLDKALAQQYQHVIFHRPQHSMRLERIIRHLKKAEVQIYADFDDLLFNTSLADQSPAVLSGAMLKRTAIQEAQKYFKAITRFTSVIVSTDQLKKELLSILPNQVITVVYNKTLSCWADLTPTVAPELRVKNKLIRYFPGTSHHKNNLASITKALAEIQKKIPDAKIEIVGDIELPQETHNNIKATPYVSYEDLPALIAECWVTIAPLTNNRFNQCKSALKFWESAAFGVPLIASESGDLKRVSSENILLSDDPNCWIEFLNKISEIDYYQKISVDLKNQATSSIYLINSDISYNELNHAYKLAPESLKDTGKIKRSDLRSITTRKTTRKIKKLIRTPELFFIDMIKKL, encoded by the coding sequence ATGCCTACCTATCTGGATTTTATCGAAAAACAGGAATCTGTCCTCTTCGTGACTCATTCCAAAAGAGGCATGGCTTATTATCGGGACCCTTCCGCACGTTATCGCTGTTTTTTTCCGGCAGAACACCTGAGAAACGAAGGTGTTACCGCCGATGTGGTGCATATATCAATGCTGGATAAAGCACTGGCACAACAATACCAGCACGTTATATTTCACCGCCCGCAGCATTCAATGAGACTGGAAAGAATCATCAGACACTTAAAGAAAGCTGAGGTTCAGATATATGCAGATTTTGATGATTTACTGTTCAACACAAGCCTGGCAGATCAGAGTCCAGCGGTATTATCCGGCGCTATGCTAAAACGGACTGCAATACAAGAAGCACAGAAATACTTTAAAGCCATTACCCGGTTCACATCTGTCATTGTATCGACAGATCAGCTCAAAAAAGAGTTGTTATCAATATTACCCAATCAAGTAATTACCGTAGTTTATAATAAAACATTGAGCTGCTGGGCTGATTTAACGCCTACCGTAGCACCGGAATTGAGAGTCAAAAACAAACTGATACGGTATTTTCCAGGAACCAGCCATCACAAAAACAACCTGGCGAGTATCACAAAAGCACTAGCCGAAATCCAAAAAAAAATACCTGATGCAAAAATAGAAATCGTAGGTGATATAGAGCTCCCACAAGAGACACATAATAACATCAAAGCCACTCCCTACGTTTCATACGAAGACCTTCCAGCCCTGATTGCTGAATGCTGGGTTACCATCGCTCCGTTAACAAACAATCGATTCAACCAGTGTAAAAGTGCACTTAAATTTTGGGAAAGTGCAGCATTTGGAGTACCGCTGATAGCCTCTGAGTCAGGGGATTTAAAACGAGTATCCAGCGAAAACATACTACTATCAGACGATCCGAATTGCTGGATAGAGTTTCTAAATAAAATAAGTGAAATAGATTACTACCAAAAAATATCGGTAGATTTAAAAAATCAGGCTACATCGTCAATATATCTGATAAATTCAGACATTAGCTACAACGAATTAAACCACGCTTACAAACTAGCGCCTGAATCCTTAAAGGATACTGGTAAAATAAAAAGATCAGACCTAAGATCTATAACAACAAGAAAAACAACAAGAAAAATCAAAAAACTGATAAGAACGCCCGAGCTTTTCTTTATTGATATGATAAAAAAATTATAA
- a CDS encoding DUF1682 domain-containing protein: protein MKRILILPALLMAFQSQAATENLDELLTSIRADIQNQRLSSPAGNNALERITSFREQAPFDFRVVPLTYEWGEAYVALANKAIDAGQVGKAQGYLDKVWYVAALTPGLEEAQAKVDAAAKSGKKVAKAPKKAAGPSKEELARQKKLAEDLAKEKARLEAERKRKQELAKKEALAEKKRMQAEKKRKEEAERQRRIAAAKAEKEAAQRAKTAAAAAAAGSAVVAKAAPAPTPKAAPKKATAAELGAATTLWQSAKEDSASIASYPVSADMVANRDRKISAELQPVCQAILDNDASVVVHTADKADYRWLTVRLTLCLRRLDKSFRLRHSYLASQDTPSVSLHPSRGVSLVRKVER from the coding sequence ATGAAACGTATTCTGATCTTACCTGCCCTGTTGATGGCCTTCCAAAGTCAGGCTGCGACAGAGAACCTTGATGAACTTTTGACATCGATTCGCGCTGATATTCAGAACCAGCGCCTTTCAAGCCCGGCGGGCAACAATGCCCTTGAACGTATTACTTCATTCCGTGAGCAAGCTCCCTTTGATTTTCGTGTTGTCCCGCTGACTTACGAGTGGGGAGAGGCGTATGTTGCTCTGGCAAATAAAGCCATTGATGCTGGCCAGGTTGGTAAGGCGCAAGGCTACCTGGATAAAGTCTGGTATGTCGCGGCATTAACTCCAGGCCTGGAAGAAGCACAGGCAAAAGTGGATGCTGCTGCCAAAAGTGGCAAAAAAGTAGCGAAGGCACCTAAAAAAGCGGCTGGCCCGAGCAAAGAAGAGCTGGCCCGCCAGAAGAAGTTAGCCGAGGACCTGGCTAAAGAAAAAGCACGCCTGGAAGCCGAGCGCAAGCGTAAGCAAGAGCTGGCTAAAAAAGAAGCGTTGGCTGAGAAGAAGCGCATGCAGGCTGAGAAGAAGCGCAAGGAAGAGGCCGAGCGTCAGCGTCGTATTGCTGCTGCAAAAGCAGAGAAAGAAGCTGCACAGCGAGCTAAGACAGCAGCGGCAGCCGCTGCTGCTGGTTCTGCGGTCGTTGCCAAAGCGGCACCGGCTCCAACTCCTAAAGCGGCGCCTAAAAAAGCAACAGCGGCAGAACTGGGCGCGGCAACCACGTTATGGCAGTCTGCCAAAGAAGATTCAGCTTCTATCGCCAGCTATCCGGTTTCTGCCGATATGGTAGCGAATCGTGATCGTAAAATTTCAGCCGAGCTGCAGCCAGTGTGTCAGGCTATTCTGGATAATGATGCTTCTGTGGTAGTTCATACCGCCGATAAAGCCGATTACCGCTGGTTAACCGTGCGTCTGACTTTGTGTTTACGTCGCCTGGATAAGTCATTCCGCCTGCGTCATAGCTACCTGGCATCACAGGACACTCCTTCCGTCAGCTTGCACCCGTCACGTGGTGTTTCGCTGGTGCGCAAGGTTGAGCGCTAA